The following coding sequences lie in one Glycine max cultivar Williams 82 chromosome 19, Glycine_max_v4.0, whole genome shotgun sequence genomic window:
- the LOC100819290 gene encoding uncharacterized protein yields MSKGGSLQKDVPWRASSSSAKPIPKIHHSPLLRVSQTPVSDYGISVMRHPDPIGGGLGHEAIVEPAGPDCLVPGQKMPIQLLGLQVWPIHVDLKFLEPVGRELKMLGKFMDDAVELMNKSFIER; encoded by the exons ATGTCGAAAGGCGGTTCGCTTCAAAAGGACGTGCCATGGAGAGCATCGTCTTCTTCTGCGAAGCCCATCCCCAAAATTCACCACAGTCCCCTTCTTCGCGTATCCCAAACACCTGTTTCCGATTACGGTATCTCCGTCATGAGGCATCCGGACCCTATAGGTGGTGGATTGGGTCATGAGGCCATAGTGGAACCAGCTGGCCCTGATTGTCTCGTACCTGGCCAGAAAATGCCCATCCAATTACTTGGCCTCCAg GTCTGGCCAATCCATGTTGACCTGAAGTTTTTGGAACCAGTTGGGCGAGAACTTAAGATGCTTGGAAAG TTCATGGATGACGCTGTTGAACTAATGAACAAATCATTCATAGAGCGTTGA
- the LOC100799362 gene encoding alpha carbonic anhydrase 7, with the protein MQRQSHISVAISLICILFCSTLTSALDEPEYGYNEKSANGPQHWGDLKEEWAACKIGQIQSPIDLSTNGVEVIPKLGGLKYWNYKPQHATVSNRGHDVAVIWEGDAGSIEINGTPFFLQQAHWHWPAEHTINGRRYDLELHMVHVSPQPDGTNKTAVVGVLYKYGSPDPLLSKLGKYIMDTPEEDDEKSVGVVDPSEIMKGSKMYYRYMGSLTAPPCTEDIIWTVDKKVRTVSRGQVKLLKDTVLKYYAKWNARPLQPLNQRAIQLYVPKTKNKPVY; encoded by the exons ATGCAGCGTCAAAGCCACATTTCGGTTGCAATTTCACTAATATGCATCCTGTTTTGTTCCACATTAACTAGTGCTCTTGATGAACCTG AGTATGGTTACAATGAAAAAAGTGCAAATGGGCCCCAACATTGGGGTGATCTGAAAGAAGAATGGGCAGCCTGTAAAATAGGGCAAATTCAATCTCCTATTGATTTGTCCACTAATGGAGTGGAAGTGATCCCCAAGTTAGGGGGGCTAAAGTACTGGAACTATAAGCCTCAACATGCTACTGTCTCCAACAGGGGTCATGATGTTGCG GTCATTTGGGAAGGGGATGCTGGCTCAATAGAAATAAATGGAACACCTTTCTTCCTCCAACAAGCCCATTGGCACTGGCCTGCCGAACATACCATCAACGGCCGCAG GTATGACTTGGAGTTGCACATGGTTCATGTTAGCCCACAGCCTGATGGAACAAACAAGACCGCTGTTGTTGGTGTTCTGTACAAGTACGGTTCCCCCGATCCACTGCTCTCTAAG TtgggaaaatacataatggaCACTCCTGAAGAGGATGATGAGAAAAGCGTAGGGGTGGTTGATCCCTCAGAAATCATGAAGGGCAGCAAGATGTACTACAGGTACATGGGATCACTCACTGCACCTCCTTGCACTGAAGACATCATTTGGACCGTTGATAAGAAG GTAAGAACTGTTTCAAGGGGGCAAGTGAAGTTGCTCAAGGATACGGTACTTAAATAT TATGCCAAATGGAATGCAAGGCCGCTGCAGCCCCTAAATCAACGAGCGATACAACTTTACGTCCCAAAGACAAAGAATAAACCCGTGTAttag